A segment of the Deltaproteobacteria bacterium genome:
GCAAAGGAGAACTCCCCATGATCTTTCCACTGGAACGGGGGCTGGTCTGAAAGATGCCGGTTTGATTGACCAGATAGGCCTCGCCGGTGTTTCCGATTTTAACATTTTCCACCAGGGAACGAAGATATTCGGTATTGATACTGGCCCGTAGGATCCAAGGACGTTCTCCCTCGAAACCTAATAAGGCGATAATGAAATGGGGGTCGTTTCTAAAACCCAAAAACATATCGCTGATAAAGATCCCCTTCTTCATCAGTTCCTTAAACCAGAAGGTTTGAGAATAGTCCTTGTCCATCAAATTATAAGGGCCGATGTAGGCCAGGTGTCTGCCCTGCTCCCCGATCACTCCCAAATCGGTAAAGTATTGTCCTTGCCGGTTGATGACACTAAAGACCTTCCTGAGATTCGACTCCTTTTGCAGATAATCAAGTGAATGGGTCTGGCCGATAAGCTGGAGATCGTGAGTCCGTTCCGATAGAAACAACTCAATGATTTTTCTGTGGGACTCAACCTGGCCCTGAAAGTAAATATTCATCCGATCTCTGGAAAAATTGGAATAGTAAATATAAATGCCCCATCCCACTAAAAGCAAGGGTACCAGTGAACTGATCAGGGTCAAAAGGACGAATTTACGGTAAAGCCGGGAATAATGTTTTTCCCTGGGTTTTTCCCCATTGGGACTCTTAACTTCTTTCACTTAACCCCTCAACTCCTTGAACCCTTCAACCTTTGGGGGAATGGATCCAGCTAAAATAATTTCCATCCGGAAATTCAAGAGTTCCGGAACTGATGGCCGACCGCTTCATTGGGAAAGATATCCTGTTTTCTGATACTGTAAAGGCAACTATTATGCCAAAGCAAAGGAGGGGGGAAAACCAGGACAACAAGAAGATAAGATTCCTGAATTACATGAAAAAAAATGATTTAACCCCGAAGGGGAGGAAGAGAAACTGCCAGGTTTTTTTACAGAATGTAAAGAACCGGCCTTCTTAGGATTTTTCTTGAACCAGTTTTCGTTGATAGGCATCTTCAATTTTCAGGATCAATTCATTGATGTCACAAGGCTTCATCAGATAATCAAAAGCCCCTAAACGCATCCCTTCGATGCCTGATTCCACCGATGCATGACCGGTCAGCATAATGACTTCAATCAGGGCATTGATTTCTTTGATCTGTCTCAAGGTCTCCAGGCCGTCCAGGCCGGGCATTTTAACATCGACTACCGCCACGTCCACCGGCTTTTCTCTGACCGTTTCAACCGCTTTATAGCCATCTTCCACATCCAGGACTTCCAGATGCCTTTTTCTCAACCGGTTGGCCAAAGTAATGCGAAAATCCTCCTCATCATCTACCAATAACAATCGGATCGCTGCCATGAAACACCTCCTCAATTTCGGATTTTAGATTTCGGATTTCGGAATTTAAAAGAAACGCCCCTTCGACATTCGTTATTCGATTTTTCATGCTTCGTGGCGCCCCCTGGAGCTTAATACGAAAATAATTTTCTTTACTTCCAGCTTTGAGCTTAGATTGGAATTTCAACAAAAGTGGCAATCTCTTTTAGCATTTCTTCTTTGTGCCGGTTAACTTTCCCCGGATCTGACAGGATCATGTCCATCTGCCGGGTATGGAGGATGAGATAACCCAGGACCTTGAGCCGCTCTTTTAAAGTTTCCTTCTCCTGCCGTTCCAGCCGGGCCGATAACAAATCCCCTTTGGTTTGAACCCAAAAATGAAATTTTTCCAGAATGAGCCGGATAAGGAAGGCCCTTTGTTCTTTCCTCCCCCGATCGGCCGCCCCCCCTTTAAAGTAGAACCAGACATAATTCTCAGCCGCCAGATCTCCCAGGTAAGCCTCAACCGAAGAAAAATGGAACCCTAACCGCGTACTCAAATGACAAAAATTTTCAGAGATGATGGCATAATTTTTGGCTGCCATTTCGGAAGCCTGCCCATATTCCAGAGAAGGGTCCATGGTCGATTCAGCCAGGATAGAAAGAAATCCCCGGGCATCCACCGGAGGGGGGCCTTTCCAGGGAACGGCAGCCAGTCCCTCCCATAAGGAAAGCAAGGGAACCGAACGGATGTCTTCCGGCCGAATGGTGGGGCCTTGGCAATCTTCTTTGATTCCCCCTTCCAAATCGATAATCCACCATTGCATAGGGATCGAGGAAACCAATTTTTGGGCCACTTTTTCGGAAAAGGCCACCTCCTGGTTATCATCAAAAAGGGCCCTTAAGGACATCTCATGGGCGAAACGGATGATATCGTGCAGAGACTGACAGCTCCCGGCTGTAAAATTGGTCCCCTCGGGGTCGGTCAGGTTCAGGGGTGCAATAAACTTCAGGATGTTTTCCAGGGAACGATAAACCGGGCTGCCCTTCATGGGATTTGGTTTTTGAGAGGATTTAGTCAGG
Coding sequences within it:
- a CDS encoding response regulator; translation: MAAIRLLLVDDEEDFRITLANRLRKRHLEVLDVEDGYKAVETVREKPVDVAVVDVKMPGLDGLETLRQIKEINALIEVIMLTGHASVESGIEGMRLGAFDYLMKPCDINELILKIEDAYQRKLVQEKS